The following proteins are co-located in the Doryrhamphus excisus isolate RoL2022-K1 chromosome 3, RoL_Dexc_1.0, whole genome shotgun sequence genome:
- the ift57 gene encoding intraflagellar transport protein 57 homolog isoform X2: MADDGRRGEEDERGPGAIHQVFVLMEALLEKLKVLNYEEELLSKHNMKTLSRHYFVSSPYLASNPGEQFYMFTIMAAWLINACGRSFSKPQEDDEPTATVSNILAELRAFGLKVDFPPSKLKSGSGEHVCFVLDRLADEALKRRGFSFKRPNYPTESTEEESVMEDDAELTLNKVEEFLEEPDEDEENLVDLEALTLQSSRTEAAVAVKPDNILQSTVDVAAWNLEVERVLPLLKVTIRTDNKDWRIHVDQMHQHQDGIQFSLQEAKSYLDKVQEDISKTLEKVSSREKYINKQLEDVISEYRNAQAKLSEVKERYQLASRAVAQRTRVLAEISEELEKVKQEMEERGSSMSDGAAVVKIKQSVSKLKQEIVRMDVRVGVVEHMLLQAKLKEKSNMTMDLHAANMAATAAFV, from the exons ATGGCGGACGACGGTCGCCGCGGGGAGGAGGACGAACGCGGCCCCGGAGCAATTCACCAAGTGTTTGTGCTCATGGAGGCTTTACTGGAGAAGCTAAAGGTGTTGAACTACGAAGAGGAGCTTCTGTCCAAACACAACATGAAGACTCTCTCCAG ACATTACTTTGTGTCCAGTCCTTACTTGGCGTCCAACCCGGGTGAGCAGTTCTACATGTTCACCATCATGGCAGCATGGCTCATCAACGCGTGCGGGAGGAGCTTCTCCAAACCTCAAGAAGACGACGAGCCCACTGCCACCGTATCCAACATCCTGGCGGAGCTTCGAGCTTTT GGGCTGAAGGTGGACTTCCCACCCTCCAAACTGAAATCGGGTTCAGGCGAGCATGTGTGTTTCGTGTTGGACAGACTGGCTGACGAGGCCCTCAAGAGGCGGGGCTTTTCATTTAAAAG GCCAAACTACCCGACTGAGAGCACAGAAGAAGAGTCTGTGATGGAGGACGATGCGGAGTTGACTCTCAACAAAGTGGAGGAGTTCCTG GAGGAGCCTGATGAAGATGAGGAGAACCTGGTGGACTTGGAGGCTCTGACACTTCAGAGCAGTCGCACG GAAGCGGCAGTGGCTGTTAAACCTGACAACATCCTGCAGTCCACAGTGGACGTGGCCGCATGGAACCTGGAGGTGGAACGAGTCTTGCCACTGCTCAAAGTCACCATCAGAACAGACAACAAG GACTGGAGGATCCATGTGGACCAGATGCACCAGCACCAGGATGGGATCCAGTTCTCACTCCAAGAGGCCAAG AGCTACTTGGACAAAGTTCAGGAGGATATCAGTAAGACACTGGAGAAGGTGTCCAGCCGAGAGAAATACATCAACAAGCAGTTGGAAGATGTCATCAGCGAGTACCGCAACGCTCAAGCCAAACTGAGTGAG GTTAAGGAGCGCTACCAGCTTGCCAGCAGGGCCGTGGCCCAGAGGACCCGGGTCCTGGCCGag ATTAGTGAAGAGTTGGAAAAGGTGAAGCAGGAGATGGAGGAGAGAGGCAGCAGCATGTCTGATGGAG CTGCGGTGGTGAAGATTAAGCAGAGTGTGAGCAAGCTGAAGCAGGAGATCGTGAGGATGGACGTGAGGGTGGGCGTGGTGGAGCACATGCTTCTGCAGGCCAAACTCAAGGAGAAGTCCAACATGACCATGGACCTGCATGccgcaaacatggccgccacggCAGCCTTTGTCTGA
- the tmem71 gene encoding transmembrane protein 71: protein MSLFFSGAVTSSPIKKRLRSSSAYQSLDVSLLSPDSSYMCYSSAERGGHSCCCCRRSPRLLTNGYYAVTDDSFLWDDHGNVSLTPCAANVSYKENIHRVFKRRRKPRSSLARLLSGVSETCQTWLDDNVFRGVFGTGQSQDLDLDRDQQERDQDQVWEPIGDWARKEGFTKLEKPNQSGPVHPEPDDGCSCFTYDPTEAPPPSDKVDRLPKQIIQEEICSEICQSKECFTQSIGGLSEVPPPLAFYTNGCLQPAPERTAIKTLIVLMLAILVLWSCLLWCAGVKAAMTAAAMVCMLLLACMFIRRSGPMGGWRHAKTEDITSRNE from the exons ATGTCTCTCTTCTTCTCTGGAGCGGTCACCA GTTCACCAATAAAAAAGCGACTGAGGTCCAGCTCCGCCTACCAAAG CCTGGACGTATCCCTCTTGTCTCCCGATTCGTCCTACATGTGCTACTCATCTGCAGAGCGCGGTGGccacagctgctgctgctgccgccgctCGCCTCGCCTCCTCACCAATGGTTACTACGCCGTCACCGATGACAGTTTCCTGTGGGATGACCATGGGAATGTGTCCTTGACACCGTGCGCTGCCAACGTGTCCTACAAAGAGAACATCCACAG AGTCTTCAAGCGCAGACGTAAACCTCGCAGCTCCCTGGCTCGCCTGCTGAGCGGTGTCTCCGAGACCTGCCAAACCTGGCTGGACGACAACGTCTTCAGAGGTGTGTTTGGGACAGGCCAGAGCCAAGACCTGGACCTAGACCGTGACCAGCAGGAGAGGGACCAAGACCAAGTCTGGGAGCCAATTGGAGACTGGGCCAGGAAGGAAGGCTTCACCAAGCTTGAGAAGCCGAACCAGTCCGGGCCAGTCCACCCAGAACCAGATGACGGCTGCAGCTGCTTCACATACG ACCCCACTGAAGCACCGCCCCCTTCCGACAAAGTAGACAGGCTACCTAAACAGATCATCCAGGAGGAAATTTGCTCTGAAATCTGTCAATCAAAGGAATGCTTCACCCAGTCCATAGGTGGACTTTCTGAAGTCCCGCCTCCTTTGGCCTTCTACACCAATGGCTGCCTTCAGCCTGCACCCGAACGCACAG CGATAAAGACTCTTATCGTCTTGATGTTGGCCATATTGGTCTTGTGGAG TTGTCTTCTGTGGTGCGCTGGCGTGAAGGCGGCCATGACGGCGGCCGCGATGGTGTGCATGCTGCTGCtggcgtgcatgt T
- the LOC131126364 gene encoding uncharacterized protein LOC131126364, with translation MQSCALMNGPSWQASSNRMRNVSTNNLWQYTAHSNWPSSLPGQDGRGYNGVLHDSQSGSQGHPREFYHNAAQNLSDWNRNIISCSQSDGLAQWKQTLRSWGQPAGVHSHDVVADALPHRTDFYQTMTQPRQQPKSNIATTSISVGRSLLSTNAHQRSQQHSPLTPVATNQMMYSTATGQSSISSADGRTQAPVNSLRTIPQRPSPQSHRPLQKHIPEIVQLLSQRHLDVAKHQDRSSSEVCLLATNECTGSGKGSTGSASGLTWHQEDVRSCDTSGQTDRNVPESHQEDAKQSERTLQCLPLKAWTLADLKTLVQETQQAQWNSESSAAFDLNLISSLWNNDLRILQNQLKSHWYKNLMSEISDFLQHWTADSVVLIQSKCNLNLSGLHVLQDGEKYFEPCYTSSWRNVNEKLDDIDKEFGFAMTYDGDFLNPLESRSGVSSNPNVSKAVEEEWQRVEQEEDQEVEQEEYEEERTSSVAVAHGSKDDSYSFIIQVHPQEEAKAIHESFQPAGDHPAKEHLKDDHPLKEHLEGSDMDQGDSSGDLKESEVEMFFAKWKEVVLGCSPVMKSQDDVSHRILEDKEVKLHGTSSADEGNPSNSLNQSEDTTPLQQDDQETGNTPQQRTEVESKDSHPKEMQRHWRTEQRSKSETFFAKRLAPARERKRTRHAPINVPLLKKLKNLKSRHDQGSTRRKDSAKDIHRTLPPRAPEVLNVSQRGMSAVKQRIYQEWSLPPTRIESRSKVRSQKRSFTERPNSEDKRKDHKVILKKWRPGPDHYTIREKAWWPRSKDGDVRKTAEGHSVKFQKPSKPETNLKRCSLSGRK, from the coding sequence ATGCAGTCATGCGCCCTGATGAATGGACCATCGTGGCAGGCATCGTCCAACAGAATGAGAAATGTGAGCACAAACAACCTGTGGCAGTACACCGCTCACTCTAATTGGCCGTCGTCGCTTCCTGGTCAAGACGGCAGGGGTTACAACGGTGTGTTACATGATTCCCAGTCTGGAAGCCAGGGACATCCGAGAGAGTTTTATCACAATGCAGCTCAGAACCTATCTGACTGGAACAGAAACATTATTTCCTGTTCCCAGAGCGATGGTCTGGCTCAGTGGAAGCAGACCCTGCGCTCATGGGGGCAGCCGGCAGGGGTCCACAGTCACGATGTTGTCGCGGATGCCTTACCGCACAGGACTGATTTCTACCAAACCATGACACAACCCCGACAACAACCTAAGAGCAACATAGCAACAACCTCAATTTCAGTTGGGCGGAGCTTGTTGAGCACCAACGCCCATCAGAGATCTCAACAACACTCACCTTTGACCCCTGTGGCAACTAACCAGATGATGTATTCCACAGCCACAGGTCAGAGTTCTATCTCCAGCGCTGATGGCAGGACACAGGCACCGGTTAATAGTTTGAGAACAATCCCTCAACGACCATCACCTCAATCCCACCGACCGCTCCAGAAACATATTCCGGAAATAGTACAGCTGCTATCTCAGAGACATCTAGACGTAGCAAAGCACCAAGACAGAAGTTCATCAGAAGTGTGTCTTCTGGCCACTAATGAGTGCACAGGTTCTGGTAAAGGTTCAACTGGGTCGGCCTCAGGTTTGACCTGGCACCAGGAGGACGTGCGTTCATGTGATACTTCAGGTCAGACAGACAGGAACGTTCCAGAGTCCCATCAAGAGGACGCAAAGCAAAGTGAGAGGACACTCCAGTGTCTCCCATTAAAAGCATGGACTCTAGCAGATCTAAAGACGCTGGTCCAGGAAACCCAACAAGCTCAGTGGAACTCTGAGTCTTCTGCCGCATTTGATCTTAATTTAATCTCCTCGCTCTGGAACAACGATTTACGTATTCTGCAAAACCAACTGAAGAGTCACTGGTACAAGAATCTCATGAGCGAGATTTCAGACTTCTTGCAGCACTGGACCGCGGACTCAGTGGTTCTGATACAATCAAAATGCAACTTAAATCTCAGCGGTTTGCATGTGCTGCAAGATGGCGAAAAGTACTTTGAGCCGTGCTACACCTCATCGTGGAGGAACGTCAACGAGAAACTTGACGACATCGataaagagtttggctttgCCATGACCTATGATGGGGATTTTCTTAACCCGCTTGAATCACGCAGCGGCGTCTCATCGAATCCAAATGTTTCCAAAGCTGTGGAAGAAGAATGGCAACGAGTAGAACAAGAAGAGGATCAGGAAGTGGAACAGGAGGAATATGAAGAAGAGAGGACCTCCTCTGTAGCAGTTGCACATGGCAGTAAAGATGACAGCTACTCCTTCATCATTCAGGTTCATCCCCAGGAGGAGGCCAAAGCCATCCATGAGAGCTTCCAGCCTGCAGGAGACCATCCTGCAAAGGAGCACCTGAAGGATGACCATCCTCTAAAAGAACATCTGGAGGGTTCAGATATGGACCAAGGTGATTCCAGCGGAGATCTAAAGGAGTCTGAAGTGGAGATGTTCTTTGCTAAGTGGAAAGAAGTAGTTTTGGGCTGCAGTCCAGTCATGAAGAGCCAGGATGATGTGAGCCACAGGATCCTGGAAGATAAGGAGGTGAAGCTTCATGGCACCTCCAGCGCAGATGAAGGGAATCCATCAAATAGTCTGAATCAGTCTGAGGACACAACTCCGCTCCAACAAGATGATCAAGAGACGGGAAATACCCCCCAGCAAAGGACAGAAGTTGAATCCAAAGATTCTCATCCGAAAGAAATGCAGCGTCATTGGCGAACAGAGCAGAGGTCGAAAAGTGAGACGTTCTTCGCCAAGCGTTTAGCTCCTGCCAGAGAGAGGAAGAGAACGAGGCACGCTCCCATCAATGTTCCTCTACTGAAGAAGCTGAAAAACCTCAAGAGTCGTCATGATCAAGGTTCAACACGCAGGAAAGATTCAGCCAAAGACATCCACCGGACTTTGCCTCCTCGAGCGCCTGAAGTGCTTAATGTAAGTCAAAGAGGGATGAGTGCGGTCAAACAGCGTATTTACCAAGAGTGGAGTTTACCGCCAACCAGAATCGAGAGCAGAAGCAAAGTGAGAAGTCAGAAGAGAAGTTTCACAGAGAGACCGaacagtgaggacaagcggaaaGACCACAAAGTGATCCTGAAGAAGTGGAGGCCCGGCCCAGATCACTACACCATCAGAGAGAAGGCCTGGTGGCCGAGATCCAAAGACGGAGATGTCAGAAAGACTGCTGAGGGTCATTCAGTTAAGTTCCAAAAGCCTTCAAAACCAGAGACAAACCTTAAGCGATGCAGTCTTTCTGGAAGAAAGTGA
- the cavin4a gene encoding caveolae-associated protein 4a translates to MDQVKYGVQEKLEIVGMEDEDGNPVSALSILSLLERVAGIIDNVQAGQRRMEDRQLELDDNIKSVQGDILKLAKDHSDTSGSVDKLLQKTRKVSANVKDVRARVDKQNVRVKKVESAQDQLLTRNKFRVVIYQGDAEVPSVAITKAPKVAGLEALELEADAYDIPADLSSDEEYLSMEEADPSRAARFKKSMVKSSETLKAAFSKENMSKTKDHLGTKFHNLGEKVMPPERREKMHQAGERLKQSGERLKENIAKKAPAKDTFRIKTKKERAVAEGQEGGQEGAQPPGVAYTEVVSNTKKEGQVKDAKVEDD, encoded by the exons ATGGATCAGGTCAAATACGGCGTCCAGGAAAAGCTGGAGATCGTGGGAATGGAGGACGAGGACGGGAACCCCGTCAGCGCTCTAAGCATCTTGTCGCTGCTGGAGCGCGTGGCTGGCATCATTGATAACGTGCAGGCAGGCCAACGCCGCATGGAGGATCGGCAGCTGGAGCTTGATGACAACATCAAGAGTGTCCAGGGGGACATCCTCAAGCTGGCCAAGGACCACTCCGACACCAGCGGCTCCGTGGACAAACTTCTGCAGAAAACACGCAAGGTCAGCGCCAACGTCAAGGACGTGCGAGCGCGTGTGGACAAGCAGAACGTGCGTGTCAAGAAGGTGGAGAGCGCCCAGGACCAGCTGCTCACTAGGAACAAGTTCAGAGTGGTCATCTACCAG GGGGATGCTGAGGTTCCATCGGTGGCCATCACCAAGGCTCCAAAGGTGGCAGGCCTGGAGGCTTTGGAGCTGGAGGCCGACGCCTATGACATACCGGCTGACCTCTCCTCGGATGAGGAGTACCTGAGCATGGAGGAGGCGGACCCCTCTAGAGCAGCCCGCTTCAAGAAATCCATGGTGAAGAGCAGTGAGACCCTCAAGGCTGCCTTCTCCAAGGAGAACATGAGCAAGACCAAAGACCATCTGGGTACCAAGTTCCACAACCTGGGAGAGAAGGTCATGCCCCCTGAACGGCGTGAGAAGATGCACCAGGCCGGAGAGCGCCTCAAGCAGAGCGGAGAACGCCTCAAGGAGAACATCGCCAAGAAAGCCCCCGCTAAAGACACCTTCCGTATCAAGACCAAGAAGGAACGTGCTGTGGCTGAGGGCCAGGAAGGGGGCCAGGAGGGCGCCCAGCCTCCGGGGGTTGCCTACACCGAGGTGGTCTCCAACACCAAGAAGGAGGGGCAGGTGAAGGACGCCAAAGTAGAGGATGATTAA
- the ift57 gene encoding intraflagellar transport protein 57 homolog isoform X1 — MADDGRRGEEDERGPGAIHQVFVLMEALLEKLKVLNYEEELLSKHNMKTLSRHYFVSSPYLASNPGEQFYMFTIMAAWLINACGRSFSKPQEDDEPTATVSNILAELRAFQGLKVDFPPSKLKSGSGEHVCFVLDRLADEALKRRGFSFKRPNYPTESTEEESVMEDDAELTLNKVEEFLEEPDEDEENLVDLEALTLQSSRTEAAVAVKPDNILQSTVDVAAWNLEVERVLPLLKVTIRTDNKDWRIHVDQMHQHQDGIQFSLQEAKSYLDKVQEDISKTLEKVSSREKYINKQLEDVISEYRNAQAKLSEVKERYQLASRAVAQRTRVLAEISEELEKVKQEMEERGSSMSDGAAVVKIKQSVSKLKQEIVRMDVRVGVVEHMLLQAKLKEKSNMTMDLHAANMAATAAFV, encoded by the exons ATGGCGGACGACGGTCGCCGCGGGGAGGAGGACGAACGCGGCCCCGGAGCAATTCACCAAGTGTTTGTGCTCATGGAGGCTTTACTGGAGAAGCTAAAGGTGTTGAACTACGAAGAGGAGCTTCTGTCCAAACACAACATGAAGACTCTCTCCAG ACATTACTTTGTGTCCAGTCCTTACTTGGCGTCCAACCCGGGTGAGCAGTTCTACATGTTCACCATCATGGCAGCATGGCTCATCAACGCGTGCGGGAGGAGCTTCTCCAAACCTCAAGAAGACGACGAGCCCACTGCCACCGTATCCAACATCCTGGCGGAGCTTCGAGCTTTT CAGGGGCTGAAGGTGGACTTCCCACCCTCCAAACTGAAATCGGGTTCAGGCGAGCATGTGTGTTTCGTGTTGGACAGACTGGCTGACGAGGCCCTCAAGAGGCGGGGCTTTTCATTTAAAAG GCCAAACTACCCGACTGAGAGCACAGAAGAAGAGTCTGTGATGGAGGACGATGCGGAGTTGACTCTCAACAAAGTGGAGGAGTTCCTG GAGGAGCCTGATGAAGATGAGGAGAACCTGGTGGACTTGGAGGCTCTGACACTTCAGAGCAGTCGCACG GAAGCGGCAGTGGCTGTTAAACCTGACAACATCCTGCAGTCCACAGTGGACGTGGCCGCATGGAACCTGGAGGTGGAACGAGTCTTGCCACTGCTCAAAGTCACCATCAGAACAGACAACAAG GACTGGAGGATCCATGTGGACCAGATGCACCAGCACCAGGATGGGATCCAGTTCTCACTCCAAGAGGCCAAG AGCTACTTGGACAAAGTTCAGGAGGATATCAGTAAGACACTGGAGAAGGTGTCCAGCCGAGAGAAATACATCAACAAGCAGTTGGAAGATGTCATCAGCGAGTACCGCAACGCTCAAGCCAAACTGAGTGAG GTTAAGGAGCGCTACCAGCTTGCCAGCAGGGCCGTGGCCCAGAGGACCCGGGTCCTGGCCGag ATTAGTGAAGAGTTGGAAAAGGTGAAGCAGGAGATGGAGGAGAGAGGCAGCAGCATGTCTGATGGAG CTGCGGTGGTGAAGATTAAGCAGAGTGTGAGCAAGCTGAAGCAGGAGATCGTGAGGATGGACGTGAGGGTGGGCGTGGTGGAGCACATGCTTCTGCAGGCCAAACTCAAGGAGAAGTCCAACATGACCATGGACCTGCATGccgcaaacatggccgccacggCAGCCTTTGTCTGA